The genomic stretch tacAAAAACAATGCCACAGTGAACACCTTTGTGCACATTATGTATTGGACCTTTTCCCCTTAGGGTAAATTCCCAGTATTAGAACTACTGGATCAAAGCCATGTGTAGCTTGATGGTTCCTGTTATATACAGAATTTATTAAAACAAGTGACATTGCATCATCAATGAATAAGCGTTCCAGCAATGAATAAGGTTCACTGAAAACTCACTAGCATTGAGTAtcatcattacattttttttgataattaaaatggcatttcaaacttaaatatattttctaaagaagGGTCTccaattctaaatatttcttttcaattcAGTTTTGCAACACTCATTAAAATTTTACACTGGTGAATGTGAAATTATGAGGTATCCATTACCTCATACCATTTACCACAGTATAAACGAgggttgcatatatatttagttGGACCTGGCCAGAAAAGAATGGCAGGAAGAGGGCTCCTCTCCTTCTGAGTCCAGGAATTGTGAGAAAAGAGACTATGGAAGGAAGCAGTCACATCTGTGTATCCCTATCTCTCCCATCCAGGCTTTGACCAGAGTTGGGGGGTGTGGAGGGCTGTTTGATAAACTGGAGGTACCCCCAAAGGATGTCTCTCTGCAAGGCACCTCCTTACCCACATGGGGTGGCTAGCGCAGTTAAGCTGGTGGTCAGGCAGAAAAAAGATCTGGTTTGCAGTCTTGCATGTCCCTTGGTTTGTACATGACATGGACATGGAGTCAAGGAGGAGCATGTCTGCCTGGGCACCTGCCAGTTCAGAAGAAAGAGAATAGCCTGGGCCAGAAACCTGATGGAGATATGGTTCTCCATTTCAGCCAGAGCCGAGGGAACACTCCATCACCTGGGAGAGGTCACTGTGCCTGGGAAGGACTGAGAATGAATCGATCCTGAAGCCATTAGCTACAAACCATTGCAGCAGATGCCAGCACAAGGCTCAGGGTTGGGACTAGGTTGACCCGCCTCAGCAGACACAAGCCACGTAAATCAAGAACCAACAGGAGACTAGGGTACCCCCTTCTCCCTCCGCCCACACATCGAGTCATGCTGCCCCTTCCCCCATATCTCCACTGCCATCTTAGAAAGAACCAATGAGAGAAGACAAGGAACCGAAATTAGAAGCTGGCAACAGAGGATGAGTAAAACCTAGTCATCATTCAAATCAATAGATGGATCAGACTAAATTTAAACCACTTAGGACTAAAATTTGTGAATACTTTTTCCTGCTACCCAGCAGATGGGAAGCTAGTAACAGAGATCCAAATAGTTTTGGACTAAAGAAACTTCATTTACAGTGCACGGTTGAGTTGTACTGTGAGCAATTTTAGTGAACCAGCTAAAGAAGTATGATGTCAATTTTTGTAAAACTTCGTATCCGCGTATGCATGTCTACATAGAGAAATGTTATTGGTGGTAAACTCATCATGGTAagatttggggtgtttttttactgtgtgtgtgtgtgtgtgtgtgtgtgtgcgcgcgcgtgcacATGCACCTTTCTTTATTGTTGATGTTGTTTACTATTACTGTATCATTTGTCCAAACTGCAAGGACTGTGATTAGGACTGCAGACAAGTAAAAACCCTATCTGTTTTTGTGTCTCTGACCCCATGTAACTAGTAATCAATGACTTGGCTTCTGACTGTACAGAACCTGCTTGCTTCCCTGTGCTTTGCAGTATAgacaccctcccccccaccaagaTTCTATAATCTTATACTGATCATGTTGGATTTATGGAAGTGACACATGAATTAAAGACAATCCTCAAGTTGAACGAAACTTCAGTGAAATTTTTTTAGAAGTCTGACGTGTTTTTAGATCAGtctgggagaaaaggaaagaatatacaaataattaATGGTGAGTAGAGgctctcttcctttcttgcttTAGACATTAAGATTTAGAGAGACACTCATGATTGAAAATGCATAACAGACAAAGTGACGGGTATTTTTTCTCAGCTGCTGTGGATTTTGCCATTAGGAATAAGAATGCTGATAAGATCATACAAATCAGTTGTTCCTCAATTCCATTTTTCACCTCAAAAGCCTGAAGGTGTCACTTATCAGTAGATGATGTACCAGGACAGAGCTATGAAAATAGATCAAGTTCTATCCAACAGCCCCTActttttcctgatttcatatGAAATGGCTTCTCATTGTCTTTCTTTCACTTCTGCTTCCTACCaattttacaggttttttctaatttaaaatgtgaTCTCATGTAGACTGTCTGATTTGATGCTCACCACAACCTTGGGTGCTACCATGATccttattttagagatgagtaaACGAGGCTCAGAGTTAAAGGCCTGTCCGAGTCCTGTCGCTGGCGAGCAGAACAGCCAGGAACAGCTCCTGTGTCTCTACTCTCACATGGACTATACAGAACCCTGACAGGTGCTGACCTCTGGGGTCCCAGTATTCTCTTAAGAAGCAAAGACAGTCCTTGACATTGGCTCCAATTATTGCAGTTCGAAGACCTGTCTTGAGAAATGCCTGCTGACATACATTCATGACCTCACATTTGTGCCTTCATAGAAAGGAGAAAGTCAGTAGGACTCCTTCTGAGGAGGCAGTGCAGGGATTAACTGCCCTTCATGGACTCCCCCcttgtctgtttttccttcttctccagcCAAGTCTGTAATCTTAAGAAAAGCAGGCACTGGCCCTAGGGaacctgctctaaaaaataacaaATCTAATATGAAGTCCCATTGGCCTATGCTCAGCTCCTTTATGAAGGAGAAGCTCTAAGGGGTTTGCTCTTGGCACATGACTGGCTTATGTCAGCATTGTCACTAACAGGAAAAGGGAATGCTGCTTATAATTATTACAATAGTTAGTAACTATTATAATAGCTAAGTCTTCAAAAGTTAAAgatcatcccagcttacccttccccctcctcatgtcctcaagtccactctctacgtctgcatctttattcctatcctgtccctaggttcttcagacctttttttttttttttaaggttccatatatatgtgttagcatacggtatttgtttttctctttctgactcaatttactctgtatgacagactctaggtccatccacctcactacaaatatctcaatttcatttctttttatggctgagtaatactccattgtatatatgtgtcacatcttctttatctactcatctgtcaatggacacttaggttggttccgtgtcctagctattgtaaatagtgctgcaatgaacactatggctcatgactctttttgaattatggttttctcggggtatatgcccaatagtgggattgttgggtcatagagagtggcaatgacatatatacactaccaaatgtaaaatagatagctagtgggaagcagccacatagcacagggagatcagctcggtgctttgtgaccacctagaggggtgggatagggagggtgggagggagaatcaagagggaggggatatggggatatatgtatacgtatagctgattcactttgttatacagcagaaactaacacaacaatgtacaacaattatactccaataaagatgtaagaaaaaaaaagttaaaaatcactGCACTTGAATCCAGGGATGAAAGAACTGGACATAGACACTGAAGATCTAGCTTGAACTTTTACAATTGCTTACTAGAGGATTTTAGGCTaattattaaatttctttaaggTTCAATCTCTTCATTAGCTATGATGAACAGCACATTGTTATGGGGCCATGGAGTGGGTAGATATTTCTAATGATAATAAtcactattatcattattaccacTATTATTATTAGCATTTGGTTTTTAAATAGGTAAGATGATTTTGAGAGTCATATATAAACCATAACACATAAAATGCAAAATACCTTAAAAGatacagtaataataaaattagtataatattattgttatcattaccTGACCTGTCTCTTCCcgttttgtatttcttccttcaaaTGCTTTCTGAAAGCAACACGCCCACTCTTCACCACCACCCACAactcttctgtttcctttcccatcccGGATCATGCTGACTTTCAAAACGTTAGATCTTTCACTCCTGGCATCTCCCCCCATAGCATCTCTGATATACCTTTGGAAATACAGGCTGAGGAATGTATAGGCTGTTTATCCCATGTGGTTTTATTGAGTAAATGTATAAACCAACTGGTGTGGGTCACAAGGGGTGATCATGGCTAATCGTGGGGttactttttccttcttctatCACAGGGACAAGGGAAATGGCGACTTCAGTCGATGAGACTGTGGGTGAAGCTGCTGGGACCACACCCTATGACTATGAGGGGGCACTGCCATGTGAAAAAAGCAACATCAAGGAGCTGGGGGCTCAGTTCCTGCCCCCACTGTATTCCCTGGTGTTCACGGTTGGCCTGCTGGGCAatgcagtggtggtggtgatccTCACAAAGTACAATAAGCTCCGGGTTATGGCCAACATCTACCTGCTCAACTTGGCCATTTCCGACTTGCTCTCCTTATTCACTCTGCCGTTCTGGATTCACTATGTTGGGTGGAATGAGTGGGTTTTTGGCCACCATATGTGTAAGTTGATCTCTGGGCTCTATTACATGGGCTTGTACAGTGAGATCTTCTTCATCATACTCCTGACCATAGACCGGTATCTGGCCATCGTTCACGCCGTGTTTGCCCTTCGAGCCCGGACCGTCACTTTTGGTATCATCACCAGCATCTTCACCTGGGGCCTGGCAGGGTTAGCAGCCCTCCCTGAATTTATCTTCCATGAGTCCCAAGAGGAGTTTGAACAGACTTTCTGCAGTCCTCTTTAcccaaagaatggagaaaatgcctGGAAGTGTTTCCATGCTCTGAGGATGAATATCTTGGGTCTCGCTCTGCCTCTGCTCGTTATGGCCATCTGCTACTCAGGAATCGTTAAAACACTGCTGAGATGccccagtaaaaaaaaatacaaggccATCCGGCTCATTTTTGTCATCATGGTggtcttctttattttctggacACCCTACAACCTGGTTGTCCTCCTCTCAACTTTTCAAATGCACCTGGAGACTGAGTGTGAGCAGAGCAGACAGCTGGACGTGGCCTTGATGGTGACGGAGGTGATCGCCTACACCCACTGCTGTGTCAACCCCGTGATCTACGCCTTCGTTGGTGAGAGGTTCCAGAAGCACCTCCGCCACTTTTTCCACAGGCATGTGGCCATCTACCTGGGCAAATTCATCCCATTTCTTCCtagtgaaaaactggaaagagCCAGCTCTGTCTCCCCATCAACAGGGGAGCAGGAACTCTCTGCTGTATTTTAGGTCAGATGCAGCATACTGCCTAAAGAAGATGGACGGGGCAGATGAAGCAAACACATCAACCTCTGCACCAGTCCTCTGAACTTCCAGCGCAACACTGAAGTTcttaaagacattaaaatatataccCAATGGTAGTAGTATATCTATGCACCCCAAAGGCATTACCAAAGGTCAGCAGCTGGGCAGTGACTTATTGTCAAACCTGAAAAGTAGAGCTTTTCTTGATTCTTTCAagagttacatatattttaacgCACCTGAATGTTACACAGTTACTATGTGCAGCTACACACAGGTAAAGCTTTTTATATCTTAAACCTTAACTTCAGCCAGTTATTGATATAAATGAAACATACTTCACAAAATACAATAAATCAATTACATTACTTCTTAATGTGCCTAGCTCTTTCCTTGCTTGATGAAAAGACTTGTAAAAAAATTTATGCATATGTACTCTCAAGCACCATAATGGCATGTCACACCTGTTTTGAATATTCTTAATAATGAACAGATCTCCTATTCACACTGAATGACCACATTTCCCATGAGCTACTCGATAGAAGAAGAGCAATTTGGTATTTTCAGTATAGAGAATAAAGGCCCTGCTCATAGAAACTTCTCAAGAGTCCTGAAATGTGCAGACACTGTCCTCTTTTACACCAGTCTCACTGTTCATCCAGTAACTGTGCGTTAGGTGACACAGACAGGATTCACAAACACTGCCTTAGGTTAAGTGAAGGATGCAAAACTGTGTAAGACAAACACAATCCTTGCCCCCATGAAACTTTCCCTGTAGTAGAGGATGtttaagagagaaacaaataactTTAGTGCAAAGAGGAACACACTCGATGCTACGCCTGGGCCAGGAAGAAAAAGACCATTTCCAGCTGGAATCTGAGGGAGGAAGACTTCATGGAGGAAGTGGCTTTTGAGTAGGTCTCTGAAGGAGGGGCAGGATTTAGAAAGGGAGAGGGTTGGGGAAAAGGCACCCTGAGCTAATGTACGCCCAATACAAAGGTGAGTGGGGAAGGCACCAACATGTGTGGATGGCAGGGTGAGGTGGGAAGGCTGGGATGGGGGTGATTTTCAGACAGAGCATCTTGGGCTTTATTGGGAAGGCAAGGGGAACAAAGCAGTCAAAATGGTGTGTCAGGAAGATAAATGTGGTATCACACAGAGGAAGGagtagagcaggggtccccaacccccgggtcatggaccggtaccagtccacggcctgttaggaaccaggcagcaagcaggaggtgagcagctcTGTatcgctcacattactgcctgaaccactcctccccctccctctgccactGGTCcatagaaaaattgtcttccacgaaaccggtcccttgTGCCAacaaggttggggaccactggagTAGAGGCCCCAGAACCAGTCAGGGAGGTAAGTTAGGAGACAAATGGAAGTGTGGAGATTAatggctggacttccctggtggcgcagtggttgagggtccgcctgccgatgcaggggacgtgggttcgtgccccggtccgggaggatccaatgtgccgctgagcggctgggcccatgagccatggctgctgggcctgcgcatccggagcctgtgctccgcaacgggacaggccgcaacagtgagaggcccacataccgcaaaaaagaaaaaaaaaaaaagattaatggcTGATCAAGAGAGGTGCCAAGAGCATGCCAAGAAGAATTTGGCCAAGAGACAGTGTGAAGGAAGAGTTAAAGCACCAGGAGCAGTATATGGTTgattgaaaaaaacaaaggacaaaacagaatgtatgtttaaaaaaaaaaaaaaggagacacttTTTTCGTTGTGCTTAGATGCACTgaccatcctctttttttttttttttttttttttgtggtacgcgggcctctcactgttgtggccccccccattgcggagcacaggctccggacgcgcaggctcagcggccatggctcacgggcccagccgctccgtggcatatgggatcctcccagaccggggcacgaacccgtatcccctgcatcggcaggcggactctcaaccactgcgccaccagggaggccctgaccatCCTCTTTAAGGatacaaaagaaagaagtaaCAGAGGTCATCTTTAGGGAGGGGTGTGCGTAGAGAATAGAAGGAGGGCTATTTCTCTGAATACCCTTCTGCGTCTTTTAGATTCTGAAACATGGaaacacatttttcaaaaaataaacagcactttagaattatataaaaaaataaaaggctagaCTACTACTCAGATGTGGTATCCATTCTAGCCATAAAGAGATTAGAAGCCTTCTGCCATGAATTAACTCTGTGACCTGGTTAGATTATCTCTAAGCCCCCTTACAGCCCAAGTAAACTCTGATCTTGCTAAAGTTTTAGGAGCTGGATGCTCAAAGTCTACaaaatatattgtaaaaaaaaaaggaggttggGGCATGATAGACAATTCCACAGCATCACCTCCTACTGGCCATGAGACCAAGTGCATTTTCCATCGTTCACTAAGGTATACTCAAGTTTCAtgtgttcattcatccatctgGTCACTTATCAcccattcattcagtaaacatttgctaAGCACCTGCCATGTTCTCAGCTAAGTCCCTCAGGAAGCTCACTGTCAGACTGAATTGGACACTGTTCTGTCCTACACTGCCCAAGATCAAAATCATGTCTTATAAAGAAAACTGCCAATACCTAAATTCAACCCAAATGAGAGAGACTTCCACTGTGAAGACCAGAAAACATTCCATTTCCAGAACATTTCACATCCTAATCAAATGCTTGGAGAAGGGATGTACCTGCTCTTGGCCTTCCATGCCATCCAGCCTCGACTGCTAGTGAGTGGCCTTAATTTTTCTTACCTTCACCCCTGTCTGAAAGGTCTTACCTCAATCCAACCCTACATGGGCAGCACAGGATGTGAACTCTGGAACACTAAACCACGCAACATGAATCTCAATTTGGCTAGGAAACTCTGaagttactttttctcttttttgtggttCAGCCAAAATGTAAATAAGGCAATCATTTAAAAACTATACATCACTGGTCTCTTGCATTGCGAAGTACTGTTTGCCCTTAGGTAATCACAAGTGCAGGATATAGGTGCTAGTTCACACTCCCCTGGTCCCTGAAAgcttttaggagctctgtgaccGACACAAAACTGCACATAACCAAATCACAGATTCAGTGTGCTCCACCGTGCTCCCCAGCCCCATGCTGTCCGATGGAACCATCTACAACGATAGAAAAGTTCtacatctgtgctgtccaatataatCACCACTGATCATATGCAGCTATTGAGCAcgtgaaatgtggctagtgagattgaggaactgaatttttcacTCCGATtcaattttaattgaaatagctaacatgtggctagtggctagtGCATGTGGTTAGTGGTACAGCACTAGCCCCTTCAAACTTGCCTCTTCATATCAACTCTGCCTATGCATCAAGCTTCCTGTAGTCAGCAATCATGTCTTGAACACTGTGCAACGAGCTGAGGAAAATGCCAGTGatgtaaagatgaataagattCATTTCTAGAAAACTCACCATTCAGTGGAAAAGATCCATCTGACTCAAATGACTATAACGAAATGTGACAGGTGCCCAAAGTCCCCtcagcagaaagtagaatggagtCATTGAAGAAAGTTACACAGAGAAAGTGATATTCTGCTTAGGTTGGGTTCCCCCAAAAGCAGTTCCTGAGCAAGAAGTGGAGAGCAAAGAGTTTAGTCGAAAGGAAACTCCAGGAGGGAGTGGGGAAGTACAACAGAAGAGGAAGATGCCAACAAAGGGTACATTACGAAGTACCTTCCACTGAGGGGTGACTGGAGTTCAAAACCACTAGAAAACTCTGGGAAACAGGGTAACTCACACTCCTCAGTTATCCCATTCAAGGGGGAAGACAGTTGGGGTATTAACACTCCACTCCTGTTGGTCATTGGCTGATTGGCGCTTAATTCCTCAGGATTTCCAGCCTGCCTGGTTCTCAAGAGGCCTTCCAGCTTTGAGGAAAGCTCCCCAGCAACAAGATGCAGATACTGGATGTTGGACGCCAGCTAGGCACACTCAGTTAAGGCTTGAGGGATAAAGCATTTGCTACATGTTTGAACAACTTTTTCATGAACCAAAGGGTGAAAGTGAGAGCAGTGTCTGCACTAGAGAGAGCCTGCTGTGGTGAAAACTAGGGTGACCTTGACAGTGGCAGGTGACCTTGAACACACCTCAGTGTTGACTTCCCTGCTGCTCTTTTTTGTTGTGCATCATAATCTGctggtttaaaaaatatcatcTTTTTCCAGCTTGAGTTTCTGAGGTTTTCAGAATTCCAAGGGTAAAATTCTAAAGTCTTCACATCTTCTGGACAAAGCAGGTTTATGTCCTCCACAGGCTATGGGTTTTCAATCACTgagattttcttccctttctgccCAGATAAATCCCCAGTATAGTTAAGGTCACCATTTCCCACTTTCTCTATTCACGGATCTAATCCAAGGGTCAGTGAACTGTGACCCATGGGCCAAATGCAGCCCACTGCCTGCTCTGTAAATAGCGTTTCACTGGAGCACAGCCATGCTTGTTTGTTTATGAATTGTCTGGCTGCTTTTGTGTTACAACAGAGTTGAGTAATTGTGACAGAGACCGTACAGCCCACAAATCCTCAagtatttactttctttttttttttttttttttttttttttttgcgttacgcgggcctctcactgttgtggcctctcccgttgcggagcacaggctccggacgcgcaggctcagtggccatggctcacgggcccagccgctctgcggcatgtgggatcttcccggaccagggcacgaacccgtgtcccctgcatcagcaggcggaccctcaaccactgcgccaccagggaagccccaagtattTACTTTCTTATCTTTACAGAAGTTTCCTGATCCCTGATAACCCATGCCCTACAGGATGTGGGGCTCTGATATGCATAGCCATGATGAGGGAGACCAGATTTGACGGGGGCAGGGGGAAACTAAGGATGTGAGGTCTGTGGAGAAGCTGCTTAAATCCCCAGGTTAGTTCTAGCTTGACCCTGGATGCAGTTCTAAACAACCAAAATAGGGCTAGATTGTGTAGTAGTCAAATGCTGCTCACTAATGCAAAATGCTATCAGTCTGTACCAACACAGCACATTGGAAGTTTTAACTGGGGCAGCCGGACCCCACAGATGCTGTATTCCAAACTAGGCTATACACAGAATTGACACAGGAATAGTTAAAACACATTTCACAACTCTTGAGACCCCTCACCTATACTGGGGACAAAGAGATTGGACTGTGAAAATTAGGGAGATACTTGAATAGGAGCTGTTTGTCGAGGGCTGCTGGTGCCACCTCTACACcagggatgggaggaaggaagtCATGGTGGGTGGTGTCTCTCACCTCAAGCCTGATAAGAGCGATGCCAATGGGACCACCCAAGAGCTTGATACAACTCATTGAGGTTAAAGAAGATCTGACTCTCACCCAGGAAATCAGGAGAACAGAGACAGGCCAGTCAGCTGCTTTGGGGGTGGAGTAGACAAAAACTGCCACTACTTTGGGATGGATCTATGCTTTCAGAGTTGATTTTGGCAAAGAACGTGGGATTCTTTTCCATGGGCCAGATGAGAAAGAGCTGAATGGAGGATTTCTAACCTTGCCCAAGAAGACTGCCTGGATGGAGCTTGTCTGTAGGATGAGAAAAATGTGTGCAGTAGACTGCCGAAACAGCAGGGTATCCCTGTTATGTTGAATATGAATATTCCTAGGGATGTCTCCAATTACTCTACAAAAGCAGTCCTTGAGAGACAGAATCAACTTTTATACCTGCTGGTCCCAGGGGTGGAGCTGGAGGTGAAGTCATCATTTTATGACAGGGCCAGTCAAGCAAaaactttccttcctttcccagtGCCTACCAGCCAGGGGACTAGAAACCATGCTTAGCAAGTAGGGGAAGGAGTAGAAATGCCAGGGAAGAAGAGAGACAAGTAGGACAGCACCCCTCACTCCTCTCTCCTGAACGTGGTTCATCCCTCGGCCAGCTGGGAGGTGGCGGGAAGATTTAAATGTCAAGTCAAGTTGAGTTTTGATATTCTTATGGGGATCAACCCTTCAATTTCTGAACTGAAACTCTCTCCTTTTAGTGAGTTCAAATGATCATGGGACTTTTTTGTACCTAAGCGTAATGATAAAAGTCATGGGACTGCCCAACTTTTCACTGTGGCTGGAAGAACTTCagcctttaattcattttgaagagATGTGAGACACAAAAGTAGATTCTTTCTGTTAATACCTCATAAGCCCTGTTGGTTTAATGTACTGGTGGCAAAATAAGTCCCCAAATTTCAGCTCTTGAGGTCCACAGACAGCTTACATGAATTTGCAGGACTGTCCTGCAGGACTGAAATGGATGTTAGAGCCCCAGATCCTGGCTGAGAAATAAggcagaggggggaaaaaagcaatgatatttaatatatagagagatataaatatatatggatattAATATGGGCTTGaatagagaaatatttattaatgccTGTAAAGTTCTACATACCTAGATTTTGCCTATTTTCAAAGTTAACCTTCCCTGGCTAAGCAAGAGCTAGTCCACTGGCCACTTCCCAATGCCATAAGAAGAGTGGTTGCCTCTTGCAATCTAGACTTTCTGAACTGAGGAAAGCCTCTCAGTTTTCAGATAGGACAAGATTCTTCCCGGCTTAGTTTGGGTCCTGGGAAATTGACCCCAAGCCTAAGACTGTCCCTTGCTAACACCTGCTTCAGTTACAGGTGTAGAGGGAAATGTGAACACAAGGGGGCCTTTGCATGCTAGAGCTGCAGCTAGCCCTGTGCAGTCATTCAAGAAAATAGTGAAGCAGAAAATATGCCCATATGCTAGGTGGGAGGTGAGGTTTTGATGATATCACAGCAAGAAATCAGGAATGCCTATATCTGATCTTGTCCAACTGGGTTGCAAAACTCTAGGGGATGCCATTTATATCCCTAGGAATTGTGCAATACAGTGGCCACAGGAGGGAGGAACAGAGGATAGGAAACATGGTTTCACTTTGTTAGTACCAGGGCTAATTCCTAGTTCCCAGGTGTAGGGCTTTGGTAAAGCTGGTTATAGTTCAAAGCCTATGAAATTACCTCATCTCCTCTTAAACAAAAATTCAAATCTAATTCCAGAGGGCCACACACAAGCAATGGGTAGGCTGAAAACATGTGCCACCAGAAGAGAGATGCAGGATGGCAGAACCTGACTCCATGGGGCCCACCCTGATTCCACATACTGCTGTTTGGAGGGTGGAAATAGACTAGACTTGCTAGTGCATATGTGGGACTTTTTAACACACAAAACCCCCAACTGCTAA from Mesoplodon densirostris isolate mMesDen1 chromosome 10, mMesDen1 primary haplotype, whole genome shotgun sequence encodes the following:
- the CCR3 gene encoding C-C chemokine receptor type 3 codes for the protein MATSVDETVGEAAGTTPYDYEGALPCEKSNIKELGAQFLPPLYSLVFTVGLLGNAVVVVILTKYNKLRVMANIYLLNLAISDLLSLFTLPFWIHYVGWNEWVFGHHMCKLISGLYYMGLYSEIFFIILLTIDRYLAIVHAVFALRARTVTFGIITSIFTWGLAGLAALPEFIFHESQEEFEQTFCSPLYPKNGENAWKCFHALRMNILGLALPLLVMAICYSGIVKTLLRCPSKKKYKAIRLIFVIMVVFFIFWTPYNLVVLLSTFQMHLETECEQSRQLDVALMVTEVIAYTHCCVNPVIYAFVGERFQKHLRHFFHRHVAIYLGKFIPFLPSEKLERASSVSPSTGEQELSAVF